A genomic segment from Polyangium mundeleinium encodes:
- the uxaC gene encoding glucuronate isomerase encodes MPPRWSLDPDRLFSAESSQRASARELYALVRDLPIVSPHGHVDPALLADPDARFGSPADLFVLPDHYVCRMLHSRGVPMEDLGLPTRDGSRHERGHRRVWQRFADHFYVFRGTPSGLWLSDVLLSVFGVTERLDGKNAQRIYDHLAERLEQPAFSPRALYERFQIRILCTTDGAADSLEHHRRLQSEGRFDVRPTFRPDAVVHLGTPGFRDNIEQLGAAAGLEITTYADYIRALEERRATFKALGATATDHGAVTPHAERLGPAEAERIFSRALRGEADEKDAARFSAHMLMEMARMSIDDGLVMQLHAGSLRDHHSALFTRFGPDRGADIPVATEWTRNLRPLLEAYGDDPRFRLLLFTLDESTYGRELAPLAGYYPAVLLGPPWWFFDSPNGMVRFLDQVTETAGLYNTAGFTDDTRAFCSIPARHDVWRRVSCNWLAGLVVTGRLDAEEAAELATECAVGLAERAYRLGAEDLSP; translated from the coding sequence ATGCCGCCCCGCTGGTCGCTCGACCCCGACCGCCTTTTTTCCGCGGAATCCTCGCAACGAGCGTCCGCCCGGGAGCTCTATGCCCTGGTGCGTGACTTGCCCATCGTGAGCCCGCACGGTCACGTGGATCCGGCGCTCCTCGCGGATCCTGACGCGCGCTTCGGCTCGCCCGCCGACCTGTTCGTCCTGCCGGACCATTACGTCTGCCGCATGCTGCACAGCCGCGGCGTGCCCATGGAAGACCTCGGCCTCCCGACCCGCGACGGGAGCCGCCACGAGCGTGGTCACCGTCGCGTCTGGCAGCGCTTCGCCGACCATTTTTACGTGTTCCGCGGAACGCCGAGCGGGCTCTGGCTCTCGGACGTGCTCCTTTCGGTGTTTGGTGTGACGGAGCGGCTCGACGGAAAAAACGCCCAGCGCATCTACGATCACCTCGCCGAGCGCCTCGAACAGCCGGCGTTTTCTCCGCGCGCGCTCTACGAGAGGTTCCAGATTCGCATTCTCTGCACCACGGACGGCGCCGCGGATTCGCTCGAACACCACCGCCGCCTCCAATCCGAGGGCCGCTTCGACGTGCGACCGACGTTCCGCCCCGACGCGGTCGTCCACCTCGGCACGCCCGGCTTCCGTGACAACATCGAGCAGCTCGGCGCGGCCGCCGGCCTCGAAATCACGACCTACGCCGATTACATCCGGGCCCTCGAAGAGCGCCGCGCCACGTTCAAGGCGCTCGGCGCCACCGCCACCGACCACGGCGCCGTCACGCCGCACGCCGAGCGGCTCGGCCCCGCCGAGGCCGAACGAATCTTTTCGCGCGCGCTTCGGGGCGAGGCGGACGAAAAAGACGCCGCCCGGTTCTCGGCCCACATGCTCATGGAAATGGCGCGCATGAGCATCGACGATGGCCTCGTCATGCAGCTCCACGCCGGCAGCCTGCGCGACCACCACAGCGCGCTCTTCACGCGCTTCGGGCCCGATCGCGGCGCCGACATCCCCGTCGCCACCGAATGGACACGAAACCTGCGGCCGCTGCTCGAAGCGTACGGCGACGATCCGCGCTTCCGGCTCCTGCTCTTCACGCTCGACGAGAGCACCTACGGCCGCGAGCTCGCCCCGCTCGCCGGGTATTATCCGGCCGTCCTCCTGGGCCCGCCCTGGTGGTTTTTCGATAGCCCGAATGGAATGGTCCGTTTCCTCGATCAGGTCACGGAGACGGCCGGCCTCTACAACACGGCGGGGTTCACCGACGACACGCGCGCGTTTTGCTCGATCCCGGCGCGGCACGACGTCTGGCGCCGGGTGAGCTGCAACTGGCTCGCGGGGCTCGTCGTGACGGGCAGGCTCGACGCGGAGGAGGCCGCGGAGCTCGCGACGGAATGCGCGGTGGGCCTGGCCGAGCGCGCCTATCGGCTCGGCGCGGAGGATCTTTCCCCATGA
- a CDS encoding SDR family oxidoreductase: MNPAALFDIRGEVAVVTGGSGVLGATFCRTLAAAGAFVAVMGRRREPCETVAASIRAEGGEALVVPCDVLDAEALEAAARHIEATLGPVTILVNGAGGNHPKATTGPDRSLFELDPAGFGAVFDLNVQGTLRPCQTFGRGMAARGRGSIVNITSMSAERPLTRVAAYGAAKAAVVNLTRWLAVHMAQMYGPHIRVNALAPGFFLTEQNRFLLTDPATNTFTERGRAIVSHTPMGRMGAPVDLSGALLFLVSPASAFVTGVVLPVDGGFSAQSGV, translated from the coding sequence ATGAATCCTGCGGCGCTCTTCGACATTCGCGGCGAGGTGGCGGTCGTCACGGGCGGCAGCGGCGTGCTCGGCGCCACGTTTTGCCGCACGCTCGCCGCGGCGGGCGCGTTCGTGGCCGTGATGGGGCGGCGGCGCGAGCCCTGCGAGACCGTGGCGGCGTCGATCCGCGCGGAAGGCGGCGAGGCCCTCGTGGTGCCGTGTGACGTGCTCGACGCCGAGGCGCTCGAAGCGGCGGCGCGGCATATCGAGGCCACGCTCGGCCCGGTGACCATCCTCGTGAACGGGGCAGGGGGCAACCACCCGAAGGCGACGACGGGCCCGGATCGTAGCCTGTTCGAGCTGGATCCAGCGGGGTTCGGCGCGGTCTTCGATCTGAACGTGCAAGGCACCCTGAGGCCCTGCCAAACCTTCGGGCGTGGCATGGCCGCGCGGGGCCGGGGCAGCATCGTGAACATCACGTCCATGAGCGCCGAGCGGCCGCTCACGCGCGTGGCCGCGTACGGCGCGGCGAAGGCCGCCGTCGTCAACCTGACGCGCTGGCTCGCGGTCCACATGGCGCAGATGTACGGCCCCCACATTCGGGTCAATGCGCTCGCGCCCGGGTTCTTCTTGACAGAACAAAACCGGTTTTTGCTCACCGATCCCGCGACGAACACGTTCACGGAGCGGGGGAGGGCGATCGTCTCGCACACGCCGATGGGGCGGATGGGCGCGCCGGTGGATCTTTCGGGCGCGCTGCTTTTCCTGGTCAGCCCGGCGTCGGCCTTCGTGACGGGGGTGGTCTTGCCGGTGGACGGCGGGTTCTCCGCCCAAAGTGGGGTGTGA
- a CDS encoding ATP-binding cassette domain-containing protein — translation MSQETNGLAPILEAEHITKRFGRITALEDVSMRVYTSEILCVLGDNGAGKSTLIKTLSGVHPPDEGRLLVDGEPVRFSSPRDALARGIATVYQDLAMVPMLSVVRNFFLGAEPTRGVGPLRRLDLREGEAVVRAELQRMGIELRDLSVPVSALSGGQRQALAIARAIHFGARVLVLDEPTSALGVKQAGIVLRYVMEARTRGCGVILITHNPHHAHMVGDRFTILNRGRCEGTFAKADITRDELVRRMAGGEELEHLQHELRAS, via the coding sequence ATGAGCCAAGAGACGAACGGTTTGGCTCCGATCCTCGAAGCGGAGCACATCACCAAGCGATTCGGCCGTATCACTGCGCTCGAAGATGTCTCGATGCGCGTGTATACGAGCGAGATCCTGTGCGTCCTCGGCGACAACGGCGCCGGCAAATCGACGCTCATCAAGACCCTGTCGGGCGTCCATCCGCCGGACGAGGGGCGCCTGCTCGTGGACGGCGAGCCCGTCCGGTTCTCCTCGCCGCGCGACGCCCTCGCCCGGGGCATTGCCACCGTCTACCAGGACCTCGCCATGGTCCCGATGCTCTCGGTCGTTCGCAATTTTTTCCTCGGCGCCGAGCCGACGCGCGGGGTGGGACCCCTCCGGCGCCTCGATTTGCGCGAGGGCGAGGCGGTGGTGCGCGCCGAGCTCCAGCGAATGGGGATCGAGCTTCGTGACCTGTCGGTGCCGGTCTCGGCGCTCTCGGGTGGGCAACGCCAGGCGCTCGCGATTGCGCGGGCGATTCATTTCGGCGCACGCGTGCTCGTGCTCGACGAACCCACGTCCGCGCTCGGCGTGAAGCAGGCGGGCATCGTCCTGCGGTACGTGATGGAGGCGCGCACCCGCGGGTGCGGCGTGATTCTCATCACCCACAACCCACACCACGCGCACATGGTCGGGGATCGATTCACGATCCTGAACCGGGGCCGCTGCGAGGGAACCTTTGCCAAGGCGGACATCACGCGCGACGAGCTGGTCCGGCGGATGGCGGGCGGCGAGGAGCTGGAGCACCTCCAGCACGAGCTACGCGCCTCGTAA
- a CDS encoding lactate racemase domain-containing protein, producing MLIGQGSPGEPLTDEAVHRILDEALAALPLTGKRLLVLLPDATRTAPIPLLFRLLHRLLAGRVARLDYLIALGTHPPMDAAAIERLVGRDAPGRDSGRTSIFNHAWDDPGALSTLGVIGEDEMARLTGGLLAVATEVRINRRIFEYDQILICGPVFPHEVVGFSGGAKYLFPGIAGREIIDTTHWLGALSTSMSTIGVKDTMVRRVIHHAAEFVPVPVLCAALVLRGAALHGLYVGPHAQAWSAAADLSHELNIVHTKRRYKRVLSLPSTKYADLWTAAKAMYKTEPVVEDGGEVVIYAPHLAEVSFTHGARIDRVGYHVRDYFLAQWDHFRTIPLSILAHSTHVKGAGSYDAQQGERPRIQVTLATGIPEERCRRINLGFADPRHIDPAAWEGREEEGILLVRNAGEVLYRLRGA from the coding sequence ATGCTGATCGGCCAGGGTTCTCCCGGAGAGCCCCTCACGGACGAGGCCGTCCACCGGATCCTCGACGAGGCGCTCGCCGCGCTGCCGCTCACGGGCAAGCGGCTCCTCGTCCTTCTTCCCGACGCGACCCGCACGGCGCCGATCCCGCTTCTTTTTCGGCTCCTCCACAGGCTGCTCGCAGGACGCGTCGCGCGCCTCGATTACCTGATCGCCCTCGGCACGCATCCGCCCATGGATGCGGCCGCCATCGAGCGGCTCGTCGGGAGAGACGCGCCGGGTCGCGACAGTGGGCGGACCTCGATCTTCAATCACGCGTGGGACGATCCGGGCGCGCTTTCGACCCTCGGCGTGATCGGCGAGGACGAGATGGCGCGCCTCACGGGCGGGCTGCTCGCGGTCGCGACCGAGGTGCGGATCAACCGCCGGATCTTCGAGTACGATCAGATCCTGATCTGCGGCCCGGTGTTCCCGCACGAGGTGGTGGGGTTTTCCGGGGGCGCGAAGTATCTGTTCCCGGGCATCGCGGGGCGCGAGATCATCGACACGACCCACTGGCTCGGGGCGCTCTCGACGAGCATGTCGACGATCGGCGTCAAGGACACGATGGTCCGGCGGGTCATCCACCACGCGGCCGAATTCGTGCCGGTGCCGGTGCTCTGCGCGGCCCTCGTGCTCCGCGGCGCGGCTCTCCACGGGCTTTACGTCGGTCCGCACGCGCAGGCGTGGAGCGCGGCGGCCGATCTCTCCCATGAGCTCAACATCGTCCACACGAAACGGCGTTACAAGCGCGTGCTCTCGCTCCCCTCGACGAAATACGCCGACCTCTGGACCGCGGCCAAGGCGATGTACAAGACGGAGCCCGTGGTGGAGGACGGCGGCGAGGTCGTCATTTACGCGCCGCACCTCGCGGAGGTCTCGTTCACGCACGGCGCGCGCATCGATCGGGTCGGCTACCACGTGCGGGATTATTTCCTCGCGCAATGGGACCACTTTCGCACGATCCCGCTCTCCATCCTCGCGCACAGCACCCACGTGAAAGGCGCGGGCAGCTACGACGCGCAGCAGGGAGAGCGGCCGCGGATTCAGGTGACGCTCGCGACGGGGATCCCGGAAGAGCGCTGCCGGCGGATCAACCTCGGGTTTGCCGATCCCAGACACATCGATCCGGCCGCGTGGGAGGGGCGGGAAGAGGAGGGGATCCTGCTCGTGCGAAACGCGGGCGAGGTGCTTTACCGGTTACGAGGCGCGTAG
- a CDS encoding sugar ABC transporter substrate-binding protein has product MNREFSVRRSALWRVLGCLLALFAAACGRGERASATTRDSRERPRIAVVTHGQASDPFWSVVKNGIDQAAKDMGVTVTYQAPQAFDMVAMSRLIDAEVARKPDGLIISMPDPAALARSLQAARDAGIPIITINAGGEEARKMGALLHIGQSEYDAGKAGGERLARAGVRHAICVNHEVGNVSQDERCRGFLDALTKAGGEGRVLSVNAASPTDMQQKILAATRPEVDGVFTLGPAAARAALAALPSANRLGTTKLATFDLSPEILAAVRDGQILFAIDQQQYLQGYLAIVLLTQYAQHGVLPAAEAIPTGPSFVTRENAAAVIDASKKGIR; this is encoded by the coding sequence ATGAACAGAGAGTTCTCCGTCCGCCGCTCGGCGTTGTGGAGGGTCCTCGGCTGCCTCCTTGCCCTCTTCGCCGCCGCGTGCGGCAGGGGCGAGCGCGCGAGCGCGACCACGCGTGATTCCCGCGAGCGCCCGCGCATCGCGGTCGTCACCCACGGCCAGGCGTCCGATCCATTCTGGTCCGTGGTGAAAAACGGCATCGACCAGGCGGCGAAGGACATGGGTGTCACCGTCACCTACCAGGCGCCCCAGGCCTTCGACATGGTCGCGATGAGCCGCCTCATCGACGCCGAGGTCGCCCGCAAGCCGGACGGGCTCATCATCTCCATGCCCGATCCCGCCGCCCTCGCGCGCTCCCTCCAGGCCGCGCGCGACGCGGGCATCCCGATCATCACCATCAACGCCGGCGGCGAGGAGGCGCGGAAGATGGGCGCGCTCCTGCACATCGGCCAGAGCGAATACGACGCCGGGAAGGCCGGCGGCGAGCGCCTCGCGCGCGCCGGCGTGCGCCACGCGATCTGCGTGAACCACGAGGTCGGCAACGTGTCCCAGGACGAGCGTTGCCGCGGCTTCCTCGACGCGCTCACGAAGGCCGGCGGCGAGGGCCGCGTGCTCTCCGTGAATGCCGCGAGCCCCACGGACATGCAGCAAAAGATCCTGGCCGCGACGAGGCCCGAGGTCGATGGCGTCTTCACGCTGGGCCCGGCCGCCGCGCGCGCGGCCCTCGCGGCGCTTCCGTCGGCGAACCGGCTCGGCACGACGAAACTCGCGACCTTTGATCTTTCGCCCGAGATCCTCGCGGCGGTCCGGGACGGGCAGATCCTGTTCGCCATCGATCAGCAGCAATATCTGCAAGGGTATCTCGCCATCGTCCTGCTCACGCAATACGCCCAGCACGGCGTGCTCCCCGCGGCGGAGGCCATCCCCACGGGGCCCTCGTTCGTCACGCGGGAGAACGCGGCGGCCGTGATCGACGCGAGCAAGAAAGGCATTCGGTAG
- a CDS encoding gluconokinase: MAHVLVIDVGSSSVRAAICDGSACIVAESAESHAFTVAADGTAEFFARALRGAVEGCVDRVVANAPPIDAVALATFVGNLLGVDAANQPVTPVFTYADTRPAADVEAFRSEVDVAPLYQATGCPLHTAYHPARLRWYARSGRITPAMWLDVGTYLYRAWFGREVPCSLSVAAWSGLLDRGSRRWSPEWLRILGLALEKLPPLAGSRHTERGLAPAHAERWPALRDAPFFLALGDGVAAHLGSGAIAPRSTSLTVGTTAALRQMRVAEAPPCPVPKGLWAYGIDETHELLGGATSEGGNAHAWACANLRIDGEPLVFGEPFAHGLTVLPMFAGERSPGYRPDATATLHGLRLSTTPRDIVQALYESITLRLAQILDALGGTGALHAGGGALSASPAWAQMFADAMQTPVHLMGEEATVRGAAMLALEARGLGSLADLAPSASRIFAPRPELADVYRAAKERQIELYRRLYP, encoded by the coding sequence ATGGCGCACGTCCTCGTGATCGATGTCGGCAGCTCGTCGGTGCGCGCCGCCATTTGTGATGGGAGCGCGTGTATCGTCGCGGAATCGGCCGAATCCCATGCCTTCACGGTGGCCGCGGACGGCACCGCGGAGTTTTTCGCGCGCGCGCTGCGGGGCGCCGTCGAAGGGTGCGTCGACCGGGTCGTGGCGAACGCGCCGCCGATCGACGCGGTCGCGCTGGCGACGTTCGTGGGGAACCTGCTCGGCGTGGACGCCGCGAATCAGCCCGTGACCCCCGTGTTCACCTATGCCGACACCCGCCCGGCTGCGGATGTCGAGGCATTTCGGAGCGAGGTCGACGTCGCCCCCTTGTACCAGGCGACGGGTTGCCCCCTGCATACCGCGTATCACCCCGCGCGGCTGCGCTGGTATGCGCGGAGCGGGCGGATCACGCCTGCGATGTGGCTCGATGTCGGCACGTACCTCTATCGCGCCTGGTTCGGCCGGGAGGTGCCGTGCAGCCTTTCGGTGGCGGCTTGGAGTGGCCTGCTCGACCGCGGATCCCGGCGCTGGTCGCCCGAATGGCTGCGCATCCTCGGGCTCGCGCTGGAAAAACTCCCGCCGCTCGCAGGATCGCGGCACACCGAAAGGGGCCTCGCGCCGGCGCATGCCGAGCGCTGGCCCGCGCTCCGCGACGCGCCGTTTTTCCTGGCCCTCGGCGACGGCGTGGCGGCGCATCTCGGCAGCGGGGCGATCGCGCCGCGGAGCACCTCGCTGACCGTCGGGACGACCGCGGCCCTGCGGCAGATGCGTGTCGCGGAGGCTCCGCCGTGCCCCGTGCCGAAGGGGCTCTGGGCCTATGGCATCGACGAGACGCACGAGCTCCTCGGAGGCGCCACGAGCGAAGGGGGAAATGCCCACGCCTGGGCGTGCGCGAATCTGAGGATCGACGGCGAGCCCCTCGTGTTCGGGGAGCCGTTCGCGCATGGGCTCACCGTATTGCCCATGTTCGCGGGCGAGCGCAGCCCCGGCTATCGACCGGACGCGACGGCCACCTTGCACGGCTTGCGCCTGTCCACGACTCCGCGCGACATCGTCCAGGCCTTGTACGAATCCATCACCTTGCGCCTCGCGCAGATCCTCGACGCGCTCGGCGGCACGGGCGCCCTTCACGCCGGCGGCGGCGCGCTCTCCGCCTCGCCTGCCTGGGCGCAGATGTTCGCGGACGCCATGCAAACGCCCGTTCATCTCATGGGCGAGGAGGCGACGGTGCGCGGCGCGGCGATGCTGGCGCTGGAGGCGCGCGGCCTGGGATCCCTCGCCGACCTCGCCCCGTCCGCTTCCCGGATCTTCGCGCCGCGGCCGGAGCTCGCCGACGTCTATCGGGCCGCGAAGGAGCGGCAGATCGAGCTGTATCGGAGGCTTTATCCGTGA
- a CDS encoding ABC transporter permease, which yields MSVRKWLSRPEFGVVAAVVAAWLFFAVTAGDSGFLTLSGTASYLAIAAELGLLAVPVALLMIAGEFDLSIGSTIAASGMTVALCTTELGWPLWAGIAAAAALSACVGLVNGLIVTRTRLPSFIVTLGTLFILAGGTIGTTRLITGRTQVGGLEDAGGFGAAQKLFAGQIGPFSITLLWWVGLTALATWVLVHTRPGNWIFAVGGAPDAARRLGIPVDRVKILLFMTTALAACLVATFQTVQFRGTDVLRGTGKELEAILAAVLGGTLLTGGRGSVVGAACGALLFGMVQQGIVFSGVDSDWYKVFLGAVLILAVLLNSSVQTRAAEARR from the coding sequence GTGTCCGTGCGCAAATGGCTCTCCCGCCCCGAGTTCGGCGTGGTGGCCGCCGTGGTGGCCGCCTGGCTCTTCTTCGCCGTCACGGCCGGTGATTCCGGGTTTTTGACGCTCTCCGGGACGGCGAGTTACCTCGCCATCGCCGCGGAGCTTGGGCTCCTGGCCGTGCCTGTCGCGCTTTTGATGATCGCGGGCGAGTTCGACCTCTCCATCGGCTCGACCATCGCCGCGAGCGGCATGACCGTCGCGCTGTGCACGACCGAGCTCGGCTGGCCCTTGTGGGCGGGCATCGCGGCGGCCGCGGCGCTCTCGGCCTGCGTGGGCCTCGTCAATGGCCTGATCGTCACCCGCACGCGATTGCCCTCGTTCATCGTCACGCTGGGAACGCTCTTCATCCTGGCCGGCGGCACGATTGGCACGACGCGCCTCATCACCGGACGAACCCAGGTGGGCGGCCTCGAAGACGCGGGCGGGTTCGGCGCGGCGCAGAAGCTCTTCGCCGGGCAGATCGGGCCCTTTTCGATCACGCTGCTCTGGTGGGTGGGCCTCACCGCGCTCGCGACGTGGGTCCTCGTGCACACGCGCCCCGGGAACTGGATCTTTGCCGTCGGCGGCGCGCCGGACGCCGCGCGCCGGCTGGGCATTCCGGTCGACCGCGTAAAGATCCTTCTTTTCATGACGACGGCGCTCGCGGCGTGCCTGGTCGCCACGTTTCAAACCGTGCAATTCCGCGGCACCGACGTTCTGCGCGGCACGGGCAAGGAGCTCGAAGCCATTCTCGCCGCGGTCCTCGGCGGCACGCTGCTCACGGGCGGGCGTGGCTCCGTCGTCGGCGCGGCTTGTGGCGCGCTCCTTTTTGGGATGGTGCAACAGGGCATCGTGTTTTCGGGCGTGGATTCGGACTGGTACAAGGTTTTCCTCGGCGCGGTGCTGATCCTGGCGGTGCTCCTCAACAGCTCCGTCCAGACGCGGGCGGCGGAGGCGCGGCGATGA
- a CDS encoding inositol oxygenase family protein, translated as MQAIEDRKRAGTAVKKETSEFRDYRAEARPSVKELYRLNHENQTLSFVKEKERQYLSLHRHRAGMWEVLELLDRLVDDSDPDTEQSQIAHALQSAEAARRDGQPPWFVLTALIHDAGKILCLWGEPQWAVVGDTFPLGCAFSDRIVFPELFANNPDLQNPLYQTPCGIYEEGGGLAQVHMSWGHDEYLYHVVKDYLPMEAQYMVRYHSFYAAHREGAYGHLMNEQDRRMMEWVRRFNPYDLYSKADAPPDVARLRPYYQDLIAKYFPAELRW; from the coding sequence ATGCAGGCGATAGAGGACAGGAAACGAGCAGGCACCGCTGTGAAAAAGGAAACCTCGGAGTTCCGCGATTACCGCGCCGAGGCGAGGCCCAGCGTCAAGGAGCTTTATCGGCTGAACCACGAGAACCAGACGCTCTCGTTCGTGAAGGAGAAGGAGCGCCAATACCTGAGCCTGCATCGGCACCGGGCGGGGATGTGGGAGGTGCTCGAGCTGCTCGATCGGCTGGTCGACGACAGCGATCCGGACACGGAGCAATCCCAGATCGCGCACGCGCTCCAGTCCGCGGAGGCGGCGCGGCGCGACGGCCAGCCGCCGTGGTTCGTCCTGACGGCCCTCATCCACGACGCCGGAAAAATCCTTTGCCTGTGGGGCGAGCCGCAATGGGCTGTCGTGGGCGACACGTTCCCCTTGGGCTGCGCGTTCTCGGATCGGATCGTCTTCCCCGAGCTCTTCGCGAACAACCCGGACCTGCAAAACCCGCTCTACCAGACGCCGTGTGGCATCTACGAGGAGGGCGGGGGGCTCGCGCAGGTCCACATGTCGTGGGGGCACGACGAATACCTCTACCACGTGGTCAAGGACTACCTCCCGATGGAGGCCCAGTACATGGTCCGGTATCACTCGTTCTACGCGGCGCACCGCGAGGGGGCCTATGGGCACCTGATGAACGAGCAGGATCGGCGAATGATGGAGTGGGTGCGGCGGTTCAATCCGTACGATCTCTACTCGAAGGCCGACGCGCCGCCGGACGTCGCTCGGCTGCGTCCGTATTACCAGGACCTCATCGCGAAGTATTTTCCGGCCGAGCTCCGCTGGTAA
- a CDS encoding xanthine dehydrogenase family protein molybdopterin-binding subunit, with the protein MSQDAMRVTRRSFLVGLNLSLAGLAIGLPALADEPSGRAGPGPRAAAPEDGPGLHPNPFVHVAPDGTVTLVCHRSEMGQGVRSTIPVLFADELGADMKRVVIRQADGDKKYGDQNTDGSSSIRKFYDDLRYVAATARTMLVAAAAAKWKVKPETCEARGNMVVHAPTKRSLGFGELAEAAGKLPVPKRADVKLRPKSELGWANSTSLPLLDGPAYVTGQAVFGADLKLPDMLIAVIARPPVVGGKVARYDATRALQIPGVKRVVEMPAAMRPYGFQPWGGIAVLAENTWAAMRGRAALDITWDPGDNAVYDSVAYRDTLLASVHAPGTTYRNVGDVDAAFAKAARIVEADYVVPHLAHLSMEPPAALARVSGGRCEVWAPTQHPQAARTQVAKTLGLGEDVVTVHVTLLGGGFGRKSKADFSAEAAFLAREAGVPVRVQWTREDDIHHDYYNTVNAQQIRAGLDANGKVIAWRHRTAFPPISSLFSDNDRPGITDLQQGVLDLAIDVPNVRAEACQAKPHVRIGWYRSVYNIFHAFGIGSLIDEIAHARGADPREVWLDIIGPPRIMGLAALGVEKLANYGESLEKHPVDAGRLRRVIERVTASANWSGRKKDGRGYGLAAHRSFVSYTAVVLAVVPDERNKVRVDEAWICMDAGLVVNQERAHAQMQGSVVMGISNALFGGITMKDGATQQSNFRDARIARIGEVPRKIHVDLVPSDSPPCGVGEPGVPPVGPALANAVFALTGKRIREIPLVRGLSV; encoded by the coding sequence ATGAGCCAGGATGCCATGCGCGTGACCCGGCGATCGTTCCTCGTCGGGCTGAACCTCTCGTTGGCCGGTCTCGCGATTGGCCTGCCTGCCCTCGCCGACGAGCCGAGCGGCCGCGCCGGACCCGGCCCGCGGGCGGCGGCACCCGAAGACGGCCCGGGGCTTCATCCGAACCCGTTCGTCCACGTCGCGCCGGACGGGACGGTGACGCTCGTTTGTCATCGCTCCGAGATGGGCCAGGGCGTGCGGAGCACGATTCCGGTGCTCTTCGCCGACGAGCTCGGCGCGGACATGAAGCGCGTCGTGATTCGCCAGGCCGACGGCGACAAGAAGTACGGCGACCAGAATACCGACGGATCGAGCAGCATCCGGAAGTTTTACGACGACCTCCGGTACGTCGCCGCCACCGCGCGGACGATGCTCGTCGCGGCCGCGGCGGCGAAATGGAAGGTGAAACCCGAGACGTGCGAGGCGCGGGGGAACATGGTCGTCCACGCGCCGACGAAACGTTCGCTCGGCTTCGGCGAGCTCGCGGAGGCGGCGGGGAAATTGCCCGTGCCCAAGCGCGCGGACGTAAAACTCCGGCCGAAGAGTGAGCTCGGGTGGGCGAACAGCACGTCCTTGCCGCTCCTCGACGGGCCGGCCTACGTGACGGGTCAGGCGGTGTTCGGGGCCGATCTGAAGCTGCCGGACATGCTGATCGCGGTGATTGCGCGGCCGCCCGTGGTCGGGGGAAAGGTCGCCCGGTACGACGCCACGCGCGCCCTCCAGATCCCTGGCGTCAAGCGCGTCGTCGAGATGCCCGCGGCGATGCGGCCTTATGGATTCCAGCCCTGGGGCGGGATCGCCGTGCTCGCGGAGAACACGTGGGCCGCGATGCGTGGGCGCGCGGCGCTCGACATCACGTGGGATCCCGGGGACAACGCGGTCTACGACTCGGTCGCCTACCGGGACACCCTGCTCGCCTCCGTGCACGCGCCGGGGACGACGTACCGCAACGTCGGCGACGTCGACGCCGCGTTCGCCAAGGCGGCGCGGATCGTGGAGGCGGACTACGTGGTCCCGCACCTCGCGCACCTCTCGATGGAGCCGCCCGCGGCCCTCGCGCGGGTGTCCGGTGGGCGCTGCGAGGTCTGGGCGCCGACGCAGCACCCGCAGGCGGCGCGGACGCAGGTGGCGAAGACGCTCGGCCTCGGCGAGGACGTGGTCACCGTGCATGTGACGCTGCTCGGCGGCGGGTTCGGGCGGAAATCGAAGGCGGACTTCTCCGCCGAAGCGGCGTTCCTCGCGCGCGAGGCGGGCGTCCCGGTGCGCGTGCAATGGACGCGCGAGGACGACATCCACCACGACTATTACAACACGGTGAACGCCCAGCAGATTCGCGCGGGTCTCGACGCGAATGGCAAGGTGATCGCGTGGCGGCACCGGACCGCGTTCCCGCCGATCAGCTCCCTCTTCAGCGACAACGACAGACCAGGCATCACGGACCTCCAGCAAGGCGTGCTCGATCTGGCCATCGACGTGCCGAACGTCCGCGCCGAGGCGTGCCAGGCCAAGCCGCACGTGCGGATTGGCTGGTATCGGTCGGTGTACAACATCTTCCACGCCTTCGGGATCGGCTCGCTCATCGATGAAATCGCGCACGCGCGCGGCGCGGATCCGCGGGAGGTGTGGCTCGACATCATCGGCCCGCCGCGGATCATGGGCCTCGCGGCGCTCGGCGTCGAGAAGCTCGCGAATTACGGGGAGAGCCTCGAAAAACACCCGGTCGACGCGGGCCGTCTGCGGCGCGTGATCGAGCGGGTCACGGCGTCCGCGAACTGGAGCGGGCGGAAGAAGGACGGCCGCGGGTACGGTCTCGCCGCGCACCGGAGCTTCGTCTCGTACACGGCGGTGGTCCTGGCCGTCGTGCCCGACGAGCGGAACAAGGTCCGCGTCGATGAGGCCTGGATCTGCATGGACGCCGGCCTGGTGGTCAACCAGGAGCGCGCCCACGCGCAGATGCAGGGCTCGGTGGTCATGGGGATCAGCAATGCGCTCTTCGGCGGGATCACCATGAAGGACGGCGCGACGCAGCAATCGAACTTCCGGGACGCGCGGATCGCGCGGATCGGCGAGGTCCCGCGGAAGATCCACGTGGACCTCGTGCCGAGCGACAGCCCCCCGTGCGGCGTGGGCGAGCCGGGCGTGCCGCCGGTCGGACCGGCGCTGGCGAATGCGGTGTTCGCCTTGACGGGCAAACGCATCCGCGAGATCCCGCTCGTGCGGGGGCTTTCCGTATAA